In one window of Arachis ipaensis cultivar K30076 chromosome B06, Araip1.1, whole genome shotgun sequence DNA:
- the LOC107646873 gene encoding pollen-specific leucine-rich repeat extensin-like protein 1: MDTGVLFYEIDPPYIHEDPYPIRTAYFNPDAPYDFPLSWLHPGGPGIPHPEEQMPPPPDFPPPPEPPLPDEPIPAQHIHEAPPAPFVLDEWGVPVLPPELDPLPEPIEPPVFDEQQGHEYDQIMEVPPSSPDCILFSSYPFMVPVASSGSSAITPAEEEDEEEEDPEEDPNFIVISSDSDDDEPVRGRSFQYPIRTAYFNLDAPYDFPLSWLQPGGPGIPHPEEQMPPPPDYPPPPEPPLPDEPIPVQRIHEAPPAPFVLDEWGVPVLPPELDPLPEPIEPPVFDEQQGHEYDQIMEAPPPSPDFILFGSYPFMVPVASSGSSAITPAEEEDEEEEDPEEDPNFIVISSDSDDDEPGEAPAGEHHHSPGDFP, translated from the exons atggacacgggagtcctATTCTACGAGATTGATCCACCGTACATCCACGAGGACCCG TACCCTATTAGGACAGCATACTTTAATCCTGATGCACCctatgactttcctttatcttggTTACACCCCGGCGGACCTGGGATACCTCATCCTGAGGAGCAGATGCCACCTCCACCTGACTTTCCTCCTCCACCTGAACCTCCTCTACCTGATGAGCCTATACCTGCCCAGCATATCCATGAGGCACCTCCTGCACCCTTTGTCCTTGATGAGTGGGGTGTTCCTGTGTTACCACCCGAGCTTGATCCTTTACCTGAGCCGATCGAGCCTCCTGTCTTTGATGAGCAGCAGGGACATGAGTATGATCAGATCATGGAGGTGCCACCTTCTTCTCCCGACTGTATTTTGTTTAGTAGCTATCCTTTTATGGTTCCTGTGGCCAGCAGTGGTTCCTCTGCTATCACTCCGGCAGAAGAAGaggacgaggaagaagaagatccagAGGAAGATCCTAACTTCATAGTTATCTCCTCTGATAGTGATGACGATGAGCCAG TTCGTGGTAGATCTTTCCAGTACCCTATTAGGACAGCATACTTTAATCTTGATGCACCctatgactttcctttatcttggTTACAGCCCGGCGGACCTGGGATACCTCATCCTGAGGAGCAGATGCCACCTCCACCTGACTATCCTCCTCCACCTGAACCTCCTCTACCTGATGAGCCTATACCTGTCCAGCGTATCCATGAGGCACCTCCTGCACCTTTTGTCCTTGATGAGTGGGGTGTTCCTGTGTTGCCACCCGAGCTTGATCCTTTACCTGAGCCGATCGAGCCTCCTGTCTTTGATGAGCAGCAGGGACATGAGTATGATCAGATCATGGAGGCGCCACCTCCTTCTCCCGACTTTATTTTGTTTGGTAGCTATCCTTTTATGGTTCCTGTGGCCAGCAGTGGTTCCTCTGCTATCACTCCGGCAGAAGAAGaggacgaggaagaagaagatccagAGGAAGATCCTAACTTCATAGTTATCTCCTCTGATAGTGATGACGATGAGCCAGGTGAGGCGCCAGCAGGCGAGCATCACCATTCGCCCGGTGATTTTCCGTGA